The following proteins come from a genomic window of Enterococcus gilvus ATCC BAA-350:
- a CDS encoding LPXTG cell wall anchor domain-containing protein, with protein MKRTFFALALLLLFPLGVKAETETSTTAEQTPATTEQAAPANVQSSDSATVESNASGESSTAPSNNSDVKDIEKAKDDTVDQIEKETGVKKSSDPVGNEQDPAKIREMLKDDSMKSILSPSEVDGYTDQQLLNAMTLCQRIGTDTYGLDVGGYARILQALYKDNTLSWSKIENILNYNPSDYKNAIEMVDQIDSLQAYLAAVYPSNSSFMAIRQMSNQELTNVLTYISPIQEKMIAADGDFFPGIIAWISRYSAKDDVRNGAAGNSSTTETTTTSESTTATSTTQSAENKTPASSDNDKKEDKGGFLPKTGEERRTWLTVAGVLILVIIAFVMIRRNRKK; from the coding sequence TTGAAAAGAACATTTTTTGCGTTAGCCTTATTGCTTTTATTCCCTTTAGGCGTGAAGGCCGAAACGGAAACTTCTACAACAGCGGAGCAAACCCCTGCAACGACTGAACAAGCAGCACCTGCGAATGTTCAAAGCAGCGACAGCGCAACAGTTGAGTCGAACGCTTCCGGTGAATCAAGCACAGCGCCAAGCAATAACAGCGATGTAAAGGACATTGAGAAAGCAAAGGATGATACCGTCGATCAAATCGAAAAAGAAACCGGCGTGAAAAAAAGCAGCGATCCTGTGGGCAATGAACAAGATCCCGCTAAAATCCGTGAGATGCTGAAAGACGATTCAATGAAAAGCATCCTGTCCCCTAGCGAAGTCGACGGCTATACTGATCAGCAGCTATTGAATGCCATGACCCTTTGCCAACGAATCGGTACAGATACCTACGGCTTAGATGTTGGCGGCTATGCTCGGATTCTTCAAGCGCTCTACAAAGACAATACCTTGTCTTGGAGCAAGATCGAGAATATCTTAAATTACAATCCAAGTGACTACAAAAATGCTATCGAAATGGTGGACCAAATCGACAGCCTGCAAGCCTATTTAGCAGCCGTTTACCCTAGCAACAGCTCGTTTATGGCGATTCGCCAAATGAGTAATCAAGAATTGACCAACGTGTTGACCTACATCTCTCCGATCCAAGAAAAAATGATCGCGGCAGATGGCGACTTCTTCCCTGGCATCATCGCATGGATCAGCCGCTATTCAGCTAAAGACGATGTGCGAAATGGCGCTGCTGGGAACAGCAGTACGACGGAAACGACAACGACGTCTGAAAGCACCACAGCCACCTCAACTACTCAAAGTGCTGAAAACAAAACGCCGGCCTCCTCAGACAATGACAAAAAAGAAGACAAAGGCGGTTTCTTACCAAAAACTGGAGAAGAAAGACGAACATGGCTGACTGTCGCTGGTGTCCTTATTCTAGTTATCATCGCATTTGTCATGATTCGCCGCAACCGTAAAAAATAA
- a CDS encoding YxeA family protein: MIKKLLGILASIAILLFGAMLYSKNSSSEVAGILDQLNPLVPKSELYVKTTKPQSVNGYGTATYQQIAANENGKTRTVQFNGLSKLKTDRYLKLTNKGSHIETYEEVRRDQVPEKALKEIDPR, translated from the coding sequence ATGATAAAAAAACTACTCGGCATTCTTGCCAGCATCGCCATTTTACTATTTGGAGCAATGCTTTATTCAAAAAATTCATCTAGCGAGGTAGCCGGCATCTTGGATCAGCTCAACCCGTTAGTTCCTAAAAGTGAACTCTATGTAAAAACAACCAAACCACAATCCGTCAATGGATACGGCACAGCTACTTACCAGCAAATCGCCGCCAATGAAAACGGCAAAACGCGGACGGTCCAATTCAATGGACTCTCTAAATTAAAAACCGATCGTTATTTGAAGCTGACCAATAAAGGCAGCCACATCGAGACCTACGAGGAAGTCCGCCGCGACCAAGTCCCCGAAAAAGCCTTGAAGGAAATTGATCCGCGGTAA